CAAAGACTTTTAAAAAATCTCTGTTTCTCTTATAGTAATTAACTACTTGTTCTGCAAGTGATAAGTCAGCTGGAACAAGCTGAATATATTTGTTTTTCATCTTATTTCACCATCACAAATTATTATTTATATTATTATATCATACATACGTCATTTTTCAATTATCAATATATACAAAAATATAATATTGAAAAACGTCACGCAATAGAGGTTGAAAAATGCCCATTTTATGCGGTCTGCAAACTACGAATTGAGCAAGGGAATGGTTTTATATTCCCAACCGCAAAAATGGGATTCTATTGCATTACATTTATAACCACTCACACGGGAATGTGCCACATTCCCGTACAGGTTATTAAGAGAAAATATTTTATCTTTCAATATCTCTGTTGCTTTTACTTCTGTTTTTGCCAAGCCTTATAATTTCTTTTAGCCATTGATTTATTGTTTCTCTGCCGAAATGTTTTTGAATTTTATTAAAATCTCTGGCTTTTACCTCTGCTTTTGAAAGTGCTAAATTTTTATTCCAAAGCAGACTTTTAAGCCTTTCGTTATCTGCCTGCTAAGGCTTGATTTTTGCTTCTGCCTGTTCAGCAATTTTCTCTGCCCTATAACACCGCTTTGCAAGGTTTTCAATTATTTTCATAATACGCTTTATGAACGGCTCTATAAATTTTGTTTTATATGTCTTTGTTCGGCTACAGCCGAAGTGTGTGCAGCTTGTAGCCACACACGCCGCAAATCAATAAATTTTCTGCCGTAAAATTTACTGCTTTGCATTTCGGTAAATCGTCAATTTCTTTCCTCATTACCGACACAGGAATGTGCCACATTCCTGTAAATATCTCTTAAAGAGGAATTACCACCTGAAACTCTCAGGTACACCTCTTTCATCAAGATATTTTTTGCGTGCTTCCTCACGCTCCTGCTCAGTGGGAGCAGTTTTACACAGGTGTCAGAATATCCGAACTGCTTGACCTTAAAAAAGAAAATGTTTATCTTGATGAACAGTATTTTGATGTTTTAGCCAGCAAAACAGAAAACGGCATAAGAAAAGTCCCCATTGCCGACAAGGTATTACCATTCTTTAAGGCTTGGTATAATGATACCTACAGCGAATACCTTTTACATACTGAAAATGGGGAACAATTCAAATACCGCAATTACTATGATAGTTATTTCTTACCGCTTATGACAAATCTGGGACTTGAGCAAACTCCGCACTGCTGCCGACATACTTGTATATCAATGCTTGCGGAAGCCCACGTTTCCCAAACTACAATTAAAAAGATTGTAGGACATTCCGGTGCTATGACGCTCACCGAAAGAATTTATACTCATTTGGACATTGAGGAGCTTGTAAATGCAATCAATAAAATTTAAGATAAAAAAGAAAGAGATGTCTTTCTTTTGTGGAGAAAAACATCTCTTTTTAAACCCTTGTTAAATTGAGAATTTTGTTGTTTGTTTGTCGCTTGTGTGTTACTTGTTGCACACTTTTGACTGCAACTCTGTCCAACTGACAACTCCAAAAACCCCGTAAATAAAGGCTTTCGATAGTCGTGAAAAGTTCGCAGATTATCTCTTGGAGAACTTTTTATGCCGTAATACGCACGCTTCAAGCCATAATTGTGTCATATGTGTGTCATATAATTAAAATCTTAAAGGCTTTTAGATACTATATAAGCTTCAATTAACGCATAAAAAGGGTGGCAACCAGTCTGAATGGAATACCCGTCCGTTAAGGTATATGCTCCATCAGGCTGGTTGCCGGGGGATTATTATGAAAAATTATGTCCTACCTACAGATGTCTAATACCATTATAACCCAGCCGATTAAAAAAATCAAGGGATAAATTTTCCTATTGCGGTTCTTCTTTGCTTTTTAACTGCTCCAAATACTGCGTCAAATTTCTGCACACCGGCACGTTCATTCTGCCGGCGTTCTCCAAAACGGAAATCCCCTCGTTTGCTATGTAGAAACCAATAACAATATCCCGTATGCCCGTAATTCCCGCAGCGTTTTCAATCATTTGTGCCAAAACCACAATCAGCAAAATAACGACCTTTTTTATTATGCCGCGGAAACCCACTTCGCTGTTGAGCCGCTTTTCATAAAGCGCCGCTAAAACTCCCGTGATATAGTCCACCGCAATGCACACCAGCAGCGCCGTAAACAGCATGTCCAGCCCTCCGAATAAATAGGATAATAAACCGGTTATCACACCGGCCACAAGCTTAATCCATGTAATGATATTGTCCATATGTAAAACCCCTACTTTCCCGTAATATACCGCACAACGTTCCGCGCAATGATAGCCGCCTGCGCCCGCGTTACCGGCTTGTCCGGCTCAAAGTGGGTTTCGTCCACTCCGTTCATGATTCCCATTTCAAACACTTCCCGAATTTGCTTTTCTCCGTAGTGCCCGCTGATGTCTGTAAATTTACATTCTGCCATGCTTGTTTCCTCCTTTACTTTCTTTAAGCCTCCAATTTGTACCAATGCCTCAGTCAGCCCCTGCGCCGCTTTGTACGCAAACGATTCCGACAAAATCAACGGAACGTCACCGGGCGAATCCATAAATCCGCACTCAATCAGCACCGACGGCATATGCGTCTCCCGGCACACATGCAAATTCTTCCGGGGCATTTCGTTTGCACGGTTCCCAAATTTCCCTGCCCGCTCCACAAAACAATCGTGTATTATCTTTTGATATTCCACTGTCTTTGCCGACGGCGAAGTATAAACATAAACCTCAGGCCCCCCGCCGTTTCTGCCGCCTAACCCTGCGTTGTGATGAACAGATAAATACAAATCCGCACCCCACCGGTTGGCCGCATCCGTCCGAGCTTTCAGCGCAACGTCTGTCGCTCCTGTCCTGTCGTCTGCCCGCAAAAGCTCATACCCGCTGTAATTTGCAAGCAGCCGTTCCATCTTATCGCAAATCCGGGCGTTTAACACCCATTCCCGGGTCTCGGCAGGGTCTAACGATTTTAAACACCGTTTCCCCGGCGTATTCCGTCCATGCCCCGCATCTAATACGATTTTAAACATTTTATAAACCCTCCTTTATGCTAACGCAATTGTCCAGTTTGGTTTCGTGCCTATCAATACAGCCCATTCTGCGTCCGTAAACGCCGCCTCTTTCGCGGTCTGGCTAAATGTAATTGTTTGTCCCTCCGCCGTGTCTGACAATGCTTGAACAATACTCGTAATACTTTCTTTTTTTAGCACCACCGACCAGCTTAAATTTGTGCTTCGCCGAATAACGCCCTCAATGCGGATATGTTCCAGCTTTTTAGCATTTTCAAAACTCTTATCCGCAAACCCAGCCCAAGTCATATTTTCCGGCATAATTATTTTTTCGACGCTTACAAGGTTTTCTGCAAAGTTAAATATAAAATCGCCAGCTATAGCACTGGAACAATCTATCACGCCAATATATTTGACATTGGAATACCGGCACAAATATTGAAAATTTGTACACCTGGAAAAATCAACATTAACTCCTATTGTTTGCGGTCTGATGTCAACAATTTTTGAGTAGCTAAACATGCCCTGCTGTATAGTAGGTATTATATCATATTTAGGTTTAAACAAGTCTTGCGTCCACCCGACACCGGCAAACACATAAGTATATTCTGTTCTATTTCCGTTATCCTGATAAGCGTCCCAAAATGTATCATATTCACTCTTTTTCCCTGCCTCAAACACCGCCTGCTCATTTTCTGCAATTTGTGTCAGCTTGTCTGCTATGCTCATTCGCCATCACCGCCTATTAATTCATTTTGAATCGCTATAATGCTGTCAAGCGCGGTTTCTATATCACCTATTGCATTATCAACATATGTCTTGTCTGCATAATTAAGAGAATCTGTGTAATCTTCTGCAAATGTCACACCCATACACTCTGCCATTTTCTTTGCGATTGCCAAACGACCAGTATTGTTCGGATGCGTGGTGTCGGTAGACGGGAAATAGATGGAAGTTGTCAATTCATTAAATCCAATATGGTATAAATCAATCCAGTTAAGTTGATAATTTGCCGCTACTTGTTTCCCTTTGTTGACATAAGTCAATAATGTTTCACTTATTGTATTTGTCCTTGTATTCGAATCGTTTGTAAAATTCCCGTCTGCATCTTTCCAATAACGCCAACAGGGCGATAAAACTACAATCTTTAAATGCGGATATGCCGTCAATATCGTTTCGATTGAATACCGTAAAGCACCCATATACGTTGTTGTGTCTAACGGGTTGCTGTCATTATCAAGCGTAATACTTCCGCTCCAATCATTTGTTCCGTGATTTATCGTTATTACATCAATATCGTTAAAATCAAGTGTTTTAATGAATGCTAATCTTTCCTCTGCAAACGGCGGCACGTTTGTATGACTTAGCCCGTTTTCCTGTATCGCCCAATCATTGTTGGCGATAGAATACGCAAAACGGTACATACTCCAATTATCCCAACCTTCTTCATGTTGTGCCATTCTCGTACCGCCTAAAGCACAGTTATACACATTCGCTTTTGTAATGCTTTTGAAAAATTCACTTACTTCTGTGTTTTTCGTTCCAAAAATACTGTCGCCTAAGCATAGTATTTTTTTACCCATAAGAGGATGCGCTCCTGATGCAAATTCACCTACTAATTTGTTCATATCTTGATAGTATAATAATTCCATTCCGGAAGGAGGAACGGTAGTATTTGCGCTGATGAACAATTTTGCGCTCTCAGGCATTACAATATCTGTGATTTCAACACTTTCCCCCTCTGTAAGCGGCGCGTCTGTGTAAACTGTCTTTTCGGCGCTTATTCCGTAGGGCTCA
This region of Congzhengia minquanensis genomic DNA includes:
- a CDS encoding tyrosine-type recombinase/integrase encodes the protein MLPHAPAQWEQFYTGVRISELLDLKKENVYLDEQYFDVLASKTENGIRKVPIADKVLPFFKAWYNDTYSEYLLHTENGEQFKYRNYYDSYFLPLMTNLGLEQTPHCCRHTCISMLAEAHVSQTTIKKIVGHSGAMTLTERIYTHLDIEELVNAINKI
- a CDS encoding phage holin family protein, whose protein sequence is MDNIITWIKLVAGVITGLLSYLFGGLDMLFTALLVCIAVDYITGVLAALYEKRLNSEVGFRGIIKKVVILLIVVLAQMIENAAGITGIRDIVIGFYIANEGISVLENAGRMNVPVCRNLTQYLEQLKSKEEPQ
- a CDS encoding N-acetylmuramoyl-L-alanine amidase; translation: MFKIVLDAGHGRNTPGKRCLKSLDPAETREWVLNARICDKMERLLANYSGYELLRADDRTGATDVALKARTDAANRWGADLYLSVHHNAGLGGRNGGGPEVYVYTSPSAKTVEYQKIIHDCFVERAGKFGNRANEMPRKNLHVCRETHMPSVLIECGFMDSPGDVPLILSESFAYKAAQGLTEALVQIGGLKKVKEETSMAECKFTDISGHYGEKQIREVFEMGIMNGVDETHFEPDKPVTRAQAAIIARNVVRYITGK